The following are from one region of the Halolamina litorea genome:
- a CDS encoding DEAD/DEAH box helicase yields MSQRSDATARVADVVPEFAGAFAFESFNAMQREALPALLDTDENVVASAPTASGKTALAELAICKALREDGTALFIAPMRALTNEKEAEWDRFEELGYSVYVVTGERDLDPRRAERADILVMTPEKTDSATRKHESARYGFITDVDCVVIDEVHLLDSEKRGSVLEVTVSRLRRLCAPRIVALSATMPNVGDVAEWLDAPPENTFAFGDEYRPVDLETGVKTYRHGENSFADKYRRLYRALDLAKPHISEEGQSLVFVSSRQDTVRAAEKARDETTEWDIDMGSRGEYDFHTAAKEVENETLRRSVVDGVAFHHAGLSRNDKDLVEQWFKEGKIQLLFSTSTLAWGVNLPARCVVIRDTKYHDPLEGEVDISPLDVLQMLGRAGRPGYDDVGYGWVVCDAEEADKYRRLLREGKEIESTLADEIETHLNAEVAMGTIQGLDDVMSWVETTFYYVRAQSKPDEYDFEHLRERVRGTVESLVDSGFVETDEDLGVEATTLGRLASNYYLRLDTAEGFRDTCERDRLTGDDVLEAVAAAGEFDSVSARQSETDAIDRALDGAGVDTNLEDGNRKVLAILHAATDGRTPSELRSDAWIIRQNALRLLAALREFAAAFAGPRAANLVRRMEARVEHGVPREAVGLTAIEGVGAGRAETLAGAGFTSPTRVVDVGANALTNAGLSASVAERVVDAARDLPLLSVDWGDFPETIAMGENEMCELTVRNAGGGARAGVRVTVNGTEMTETTAYLGDEETVPAPVFGADADELRFVVEVSFPELPLAPIREDRTVEVR; encoded by the coding sequence GTGTCTCAGCGCTCCGACGCCACGGCCCGCGTCGCCGACGTCGTCCCCGAGTTCGCCGGGGCGTTCGCCTTCGAGTCGTTCAACGCCATGCAGCGGGAGGCGCTGCCCGCACTGCTCGACACCGACGAGAACGTCGTCGCCAGCGCGCCGACCGCCTCCGGTAAGACCGCCCTCGCGGAGTTGGCCATCTGTAAGGCGCTCCGGGAGGACGGCACGGCGCTGTTCATCGCGCCGATGCGGGCGCTGACCAACGAGAAGGAGGCCGAGTGGGACCGGTTCGAGGAACTGGGCTACTCGGTGTACGTCGTCACCGGCGAGCGCGACCTCGACCCCCGCCGGGCCGAACGGGCGGACATCCTCGTGATGACCCCCGAGAAGACCGACTCAGCCACCCGGAAACACGAGTCGGCCCGCTACGGCTTCATCACGGACGTCGACTGCGTCGTCATCGACGAGGTCCACCTGCTCGACTCCGAGAAGCGCGGCTCGGTGCTCGAAGTGACCGTCTCGCGGCTCCGCCGACTCTGTGCCCCCCGGATCGTCGCCCTCTCGGCGACGATGCCCAACGTCGGCGACGTGGCCGAGTGGCTCGACGCCCCGCCGGAGAACACGTTCGCCTTCGGCGACGAGTACCGCCCGGTCGACCTCGAAACCGGCGTCAAGACCTACCGCCACGGCGAGAACTCCTTCGCCGACAAGTACCGACGGCTCTACCGCGCCCTCGACCTCGCGAAACCCCACATCAGCGAGGAGGGCCAGTCGCTCGTGTTCGTCTCCTCCAGACAGGACACCGTCCGCGCCGCCGAGAAGGCCCGCGACGAGACCACCGAGTGGGACATCGACATGGGCTCTCGCGGCGAGTACGACTTCCACACCGCCGCCAAGGAGGTCGAGAACGAGACGCTGCGGCGCTCGGTCGTCGACGGCGTCGCCTTCCACCACGCCGGCCTCTCCCGGAACGACAAGGACCTCGTCGAGCAGTGGTTCAAGGAGGGGAAGATCCAACTCCTCTTTTCGACCTCCACGCTCGCGTGGGGGGTGAACCTCCCCGCCCGCTGTGTGGTGATCCGCGACACGAAGTACCACGATCCGCTCGAGGGCGAGGTCGACATCTCGCCGCTGGACGTGCTCCAGATGCTCGGCCGGGCGGGCCGGCCGGGTTACGACGACGTGGGCTACGGCTGGGTCGTCTGTGACGCCGAGGAGGCCGACAAGTACCGCCGCCTGCTCCGGGAGGGGAAAGAGATCGAGTCGACGCTCGCCGACGAGATCGAGACCCACCTCAACGCCGAGGTGGCGATGGGGACGATCCAGGGGCTCGACGACGTGATGTCGTGGGTCGAGACGACGTTCTACTACGTCCGCGCACAGTCGAAACCCGACGAGTACGACTTCGAACACCTTCGCGAGCGCGTGCGCGGGACCGTCGAAAGCCTCGTCGACTCCGGCTTCGTCGAGACCGACGAGGACCTCGGCGTCGAGGCGACGACGCTCGGCCGGCTGGCCTCGAACTACTACCTCCGGCTGGACACCGCCGAGGGCTTCCGCGACACCTGCGAGCGCGACCGGCTGACCGGCGACGACGTGCTCGAAGCCGTCGCCGCCGCCGGCGAGTTCGACTCCGTCTCCGCCCGCCAGTCGGAGACCGACGCCATCGACCGCGCCCTCGACGGCGCCGGCGTCGACACGAACCTGGAGGACGGCAACCGCAAGGTGCTCGCCATTCTCCACGCCGCCACCGACGGCCGCACGCCGAGTGAACTCCGCTCGGACGCGTGGATCATCCGCCAGAACGCGCTGCGCCTGCTCGCCGCGCTGCGGGAGTTCGCCGCTGCCTTCGCGGGCCCCCGAGCCGCGAACCTCGTCCGCCGGATGGAGGCGCGCGTCGAACACGGCGTCCCCCGCGAGGCGGTGGGCCTGACCGCCATCGAGGGCGTCGGCGCCGGCCGCGCCGAAACCCTCGCCGGTGCCGGCTTCACCTCGCCGACACGGGTGGTCGACGTCGGCGCGAACGCGCTGACGAACGCGGGACTCTCCGCGAGCGTCGCCGAGCGGGTCGTCGACGCCGCGCGGGACCTCCCGCTGCTCTCCGTCGACTGGGGCGACTTCCCCGAGACCATCGCCATGGGGGAGAACGAGATGTGTGAACTGACGGTCCGCAACGCCGGCGGCGGCGCCCGTGCGGGGGTTCGCGTGACGGTCAACGGCACCGAGATGACCGAGACGACGGCGTATCTGGGTGACGAAGAGACCGTTCCGGCGCCCGTCTTCGGCGCCGACGCCGACGAACTCCGGTTCGTCGTCGAAGTGAGCTTCCCGGAACTCCCGCTCGCGCCGATCCGCGAGGACCGGACGGTAGAGGTACGGTAG
- a CDS encoding FxsA family protein → MRTRYVIAALLLIPLADAILLVFVAGEIGPVPTVLLVVLTGLIGMLLVRAEGRHTLARIQEKAARGEPPTNELLDGALLIAAGAFLLTPGVVTDAIGFLLAIPPTRYPIRSVLKRYVVIPQLDKQTNGFVTGGVWTSGFPDGDGGVGDANGNPFGGNDDPFDGGESDPFGAGSDDEAADDVYDVGPDDYRTKDE, encoded by the coding sequence ATGCGAACCCGGTACGTGATCGCGGCGCTCCTCCTGATCCCGCTGGCCGACGCCATCCTGCTGGTGTTCGTCGCGGGAGAGATCGGTCCGGTGCCGACAGTGCTGTTGGTGGTGTTGACCGGCCTGATCGGGATGCTCCTCGTGCGCGCCGAGGGCCGACACACGCTCGCTCGGATACAGGAGAAGGCCGCCCGCGGTGAGCCGCCGACGAACGAACTGCTCGACGGCGCGCTGTTGATCGCGGCCGGCGCGTTCCTGCTCACCCCCGGCGTCGTGACCGACGCGATCGGCTTCCTGCTGGCGATCCCGCCGACGCGTTACCCGATCCGGTCGGTGCTCAAGCGCTACGTCGTGATCCCGCAACTCGACAAGCAGACCAACGGCTTCGTCACCGGCGGCGTCTGGACGAGCGGCTTCCCGGACGGCGACGGCGGCGTCGGCGACGCGAACGGCAACCCCTTCGGCGGGAACGACGACCCGTTCGACGGCGGCGAGTCCGATCCGTTCGGCGCCGGGAGCGACGACGAGGCGGCCGACGACGTGTACGACGTCGGCCCGGACGACTACCGGACCAAAGACGAGTAG
- a CDS encoding DUF5778 family protein codes for MADAVDDDLYQRAKRLLEPGDIELVGCIVHTDLGGEQDLEMHELTVAINDVIADHADKGESYIYAGNDTDEFASNQFQGKALADDAFVWECQQLLRSGTFDLVFYYEAGVEQEDLADDLAALDDVDRVTLVP; via the coding sequence ATGGCCGACGCCGTCGACGACGACCTCTATCAGCGGGCGAAGCGACTGCTCGAACCCGGCGACATCGAACTCGTCGGCTGTATCGTCCACACCGACCTCGGCGGTGAGCAGGACCTGGAGATGCACGAACTCACCGTGGCGATCAACGACGTGATCGCCGACCACGCCGACAAAGGGGAGAGCTACATCTACGCCGGCAACGACACCGACGAGTTCGCCTCCAACCAGTTCCAGGGGAAGGCCCTCGCCGACGACGCCTTCGTCTGGGAGTGTCAACAGCTCCTGCGCTCGGGGACGTTCGATCTGGTGTTCTACTACGAGGCCGGCGTCGAGCAGGAGGACCTCGCCGACGACCTCGCGGCGCTCGACGACGTCGACCGAGTCACCCTCGTCCCCTGA
- the hemA gene encoding glutamyl-tRNA reductase, whose protein sequence is MSVSHTLATVEEVESAAPADASAAATRLAARDGVAESVVLATCNRAEAYVVTDTAADGAAALSDFAPEVREGAVTRLDHEGAIRHLMRVASGLESLVLGEDQIIGQVKDAIERAREDGTLGPVLEEALLKAVHVGERARTETAINEGTVSMGSAAVELAAREADLDEATALVLGAGEMGTLAARALAGAGVERLIVANRTVPNAEHVAQDVSVDADAVGLEAAADAAHEATVVVAATGSPDPVLDAAELRGADTVCVDIARPRDIDPEAADIDGVVVHDIDDLEAVTDAAHERRRAEARQVEAMIDAEHERLLSSFKRARADEAIRGMYEGAERMKGRELDRALTKLDAQGDLNEDQRETVEALADSLVSHLLAPPTRSLREAAGEDDWTTIRTAMELFDPTFDASDAEGAPGAVDEAAGE, encoded by the coding sequence GTGAGTGTCTCCCACACGCTCGCCACCGTCGAGGAGGTGGAGTCGGCGGCGCCAGCCGACGCGAGTGCGGCCGCAACCCGACTGGCCGCCCGCGACGGCGTCGCCGAGAGCGTCGTACTCGCCACCTGCAACCGTGCGGAGGCGTACGTCGTCACCGACACGGCCGCAGACGGCGCGGCGGCGCTGTCCGACTTCGCCCCGGAGGTCCGCGAGGGCGCGGTGACCCGCCTCGACCACGAGGGGGCCATCCGCCACCTGATGCGCGTCGCCTCCGGACTGGAGTCGCTCGTTCTCGGGGAAGACCAGATCATCGGGCAGGTCAAGGACGCCATCGAGCGCGCCCGCGAGGACGGGACGCTCGGTCCGGTACTGGAGGAAGCGCTGCTGAAGGCCGTCCACGTCGGCGAACGCGCCCGGACCGAGACTGCCATCAACGAGGGAACCGTTTCGATGGGGTCGGCCGCGGTCGAACTCGCCGCACGGGAAGCGGACCTCGACGAGGCCACGGCGCTCGTGTTGGGCGCCGGTGAGATGGGCACCCTCGCCGCCCGTGCGCTCGCCGGCGCCGGCGTCGAGCGCCTGATCGTCGCCAACCGAACCGTTCCCAACGCCGAACACGTCGCACAGGACGTGAGCGTCGACGCCGACGCGGTCGGGCTGGAGGCGGCCGCCGACGCCGCCCACGAGGCGACGGTTGTCGTCGCCGCCACCGGCTCCCCGGACCCGGTGCTCGACGCCGCCGAACTCCGCGGCGCCGACACCGTCTGTGTCGACATCGCCCGCCCCCGCGACATCGACCCCGAAGCCGCCGACATCGACGGCGTCGTCGTCCACGACATCGACGACCTCGAAGCCGTCACCGACGCCGCCCACGAGCGCCGACGCGCCGAGGCCCGACAGGTCGAGGCGATGATCGACGCCGAACACGAACGCCTGCTCTCCTCGTTCAAGCGCGCCCGCGCCGACGAGGCGATCCGCGGCATGTACGAGGGCGCCGAACGGATGAAGGGCCGCGAACTCGACCGCGCGCTCACCAAACTCGACGCGCAGGGCGACCTGAACGAGGACCAGCGCGAGACCGTCGAGGCGCTCGCCGACTCGCTTGTCTCACACCTGCTCGCTCCCCCGACCCGGAGCCTCCGTGAGGCCGCCGGCGAGGACGACTGGACGACCATTCGGACCGCGATGGAGCTGTTCGACCCGACGTTCGACGCCAGCGACGCCGAGGGCGCCCCCGGCGCCGTCGACGAAGCCGCCGGGGAGTAA
- a CDS encoding 4a-hydroxytetrahydrobiopterin dehydratase, with translation MAELLDEDELDGRLPDGWEQDGDEIVRVYGFDDYLSGVSFGTDVAEIAEEEFHHPEIVLRYDEVEVRFTTHDAGGITEKDLRLAALCNDAY, from the coding sequence ATGGCCGAACTACTCGACGAGGACGAACTCGACGGCCGGCTCCCGGACGGCTGGGAGCAGGACGGCGACGAGATCGTGCGAGTGTACGGGTTCGACGACTACCTCAGCGGCGTCAGCTTCGGCACCGACGTGGCCGAGATCGCCGAGGAGGAGTTCCACCACCCCGAGATCGTCCTGCGTTACGACGAGGTGGAGGTCCGCTTCACCACCCACGACGCCGGCGGGATCACCGAGAAGGACCTCCGACTCGCCGCGCTCTGTAACGACGCGTACTGA
- the lwrS gene encoding LWR-salt protein: protein MKAAYTFSAVFRVPAGGTSLDPDRFETTLRLFAPPPGVEPGPERIDWLFFRDRLWHGDIGDEAPLRERVSEWLGVEVVSLSFSELRADEAYLDALREEIGRDLSRFNADSTDQVLHQYLGSSVHVVDADAV from the coding sequence ATGAAGGCCGCGTACACGTTCTCGGCGGTGTTCCGAGTCCCTGCCGGCGGAACCTCCCTCGATCCGGACCGCTTCGAGACCACGCTCCGACTGTTCGCGCCGCCGCCCGGTGTCGAACCCGGCCCCGAGCGCATCGACTGGCTGTTCTTCCGGGACCGGCTCTGGCACGGCGATATCGGCGACGAGGCGCCGCTCCGGGAGCGCGTGAGCGAGTGGCTCGGCGTCGAGGTGGTCTCGCTTTCGTTCTCGGAGCTTCGAGCCGACGAGGCCTACCTCGACGCGCTCCGCGAGGAGATCGGTCGGGACCTCTCGCGGTTCAACGCCGACAGCACCGATCAGGTGCTCCACCAGTACCTCGGCTCCTCGGTCCACGTCGTCGATGCGGATGCGGTCTGA
- a CDS encoding HAD family hydrolase has translation MYDFWLLDLDGTVVDVEPRYRYEVFEAVGDRLGRSFTDQEVETLWHGLGGPRSEKLAAMGLDPGTFWPALHEAEDPGARAEATYIHDDAAALLDDLDQAGVPVGVVTHCAPFLADRVVDDLGLRSRFDAFVTCSDDLGWKPDPEPVRHTMNELGVGKAGSGVLAGDGPSDVGAAWNAGLDAVHVERHGHDNRGQCVLADHRVERFTDLDDAVLGG, from the coding sequence ATGTACGACTTCTGGCTCCTCGACCTCGACGGTACGGTCGTCGACGTGGAGCCGCGCTACCGCTACGAGGTCTTCGAGGCCGTCGGCGACCGGCTGGGCCGGTCGTTCACCGACCAGGAGGTCGAGACCCTCTGGCACGGCCTCGGCGGCCCCCGTAGCGAGAAACTGGCGGCGATGGGGCTCGACCCGGGTACCTTCTGGCCCGCCCTCCACGAGGCCGAGGACCCCGGCGCCCGCGCCGAGGCGACGTACATCCACGACGACGCCGCTGCCCTCCTCGATGACCTCGACCAGGCTGGCGTCCCGGTCGGCGTCGTCACCCACTGTGCGCCGTTCCTCGCCGACCGCGTCGTCGACGACCTCGGCCTCCGATCGCGCTTCGACGCGTTCGTGACCTGCTCGGACGACCTCGGCTGGAAGCCCGACCCCGAGCCGGTCCGCCACACGATGAACGAACTCGGCGTCGGAAAAGCAGGATCGGGCGTGCTGGCCGGCGACGGCCCCAGCGACGTTGGCGCGGCGTGGAACGCCGGCCTCGACGCGGTCCACGTCGAGCGCCACGGCCACGACAATCGCGGGCAGTGCGTGCTCGCCGACCACCGCGTCGAACGGTTCACCGACCTCGACGACGCCGTCCTCGGCGGCTAA
- a CDS encoding SGNH/GDSL hydrolase family protein — protein MPSRRRTLRLGGGGLLSGVLGLLAGCSAPGSGGTATPAGERILALGDSYTVGTSVANEDRWVNELVEKRREAGHTVADPRVIAENGWTTGDLNEAIDKAESGVGLADEYDLVTLLIGANNCFQSQPPGEFGPKFADTLERAVGFAPSADSVVVITVPDYTLTPVGQQNQPGEHGSRLTAYNDIIEREAEAAGARLVDVVPPSKEVVGSPELIAEDDLHPAAEQYDLWLELIYPVAAAALDA, from the coding sequence GTGCCCTCACGCCGACGGACACTCCGGCTCGGTGGCGGCGGGCTGCTCTCCGGCGTGCTGGGGCTGCTCGCCGGTTGCTCGGCGCCCGGCAGCGGCGGCACGGCGACGCCGGCTGGTGAGCGGATCCTCGCGCTCGGGGACTCCTACACCGTCGGGACGAGCGTGGCAAACGAGGACCGCTGGGTGAACGAACTGGTCGAGAAGCGTCGCGAGGCGGGACACACCGTCGCCGACCCGCGCGTGATCGCCGAGAACGGCTGGACGACGGGGGACCTGAACGAGGCGATCGATAAGGCCGAATCCGGGGTCGGCCTCGCCGACGAGTACGACCTCGTCACCCTCCTGATCGGCGCGAACAACTGCTTCCAGAGCCAGCCGCCCGGTGAGTTCGGGCCGAAGTTCGCCGACACGCTTGAGCGAGCGGTCGGGTTCGCCCCGTCGGCCGACAGCGTCGTCGTGATCACCGTGCCCGACTACACGCTCACCCCGGTGGGCCAGCAGAACCAGCCGGGCGAGCACGGGAGCCGGCTGACGGCGTACAACGACATCATCGAGCGGGAAGCCGAGGCCGCGGGAGCCCGGCTCGTCGACGTGGTGCCGCCGTCGAAGGAAGTCGTCGGGAGCCCGGAACTGATCGCCGAGGACGACCTCCACCCGGCGGCCGAGCAGTACGACCTGTGGCTGGAGCTGATCTACCCGGTCGCGGCGGCGGCGCTCGACGCTTAG
- a CDS encoding molybdopterin biosynthesis protein, producing the protein MSDRKEFRDLAEPAEAHEAIASLDLEPEPETVELAEARGRILAERVDADLDVPGFDRASMDGYALRASDTFGADEADPAILELVGEVHAGSEPDVFVGEGECAEISTGAVLPDGADAVVMVEKTAEAGSEGEAIEIRTSVAPGNSVMPAGADIAAGQRALGPGTELTSREIGLLSALGRDEIEVRGQPTVGIVSTGDELVRPGEELHSDAGQIYDVNSYTIAAGVEEAGGEAKLYPHAGDDMAVMEEALTTAAEECDLVLSSGSTSASAVDVVYRVIEERGELLLHGVSVKPGKPMLVGRLEESAYVGLPGYPVSALTIFRTFVAPAIRRAAGVPEPRTATVEGTLAAEERYTEGRTRMMPVGLVENEAGETLVYPVDKGSGATTSLVEADGVVEVDADTEYLAAGETVTVTLFSPSVRTPAVLAFGEDDPAFSRLLDRLPSSRFLAVGSREGLRRLRDGLPDAAVVAGPVRREVESVGLGSWEREWGLIVPDGNPEGVDGFGSLADADLRFVNLDTATGLRASADAELDRLAAARDTDAAALQDAIDGYEFTLKAHESPARRVLDGKADAGLGLRATAEKLGLGFVPVDTQTVRVRANPERVEKQGVQDLKAALAGIDELFADLPGFSDS; encoded by the coding sequence ATGAGCGACCGGAAGGAGTTCCGCGACCTCGCCGAGCCCGCCGAGGCCCACGAGGCCATCGCCTCGCTGGATCTCGAACCCGAACCGGAGACCGTCGAACTGGCCGAGGCGCGCGGCCGGATCCTCGCCGAGCGCGTCGACGCCGACCTCGACGTGCCGGGCTTCGACCGCGCGTCGATGGACGGCTACGCGCTCCGGGCGAGTGACACCTTCGGCGCCGACGAGGCCGACCCGGCGATCCTCGAACTGGTCGGGGAGGTCCACGCCGGCAGCGAGCCGGACGTGTTCGTCGGCGAGGGCGAGTGCGCCGAAATCTCGACGGGCGCGGTGCTGCCCGACGGCGCCGACGCCGTCGTGATGGTCGAGAAGACCGCCGAGGCCGGCAGCGAGGGGGAAGCGATCGAGATCCGCACCTCCGTCGCCCCCGGCAACAGCGTGATGCCCGCCGGCGCCGACATCGCGGCCGGCCAGCGCGCGTTGGGGCCGGGAACCGAACTGACTTCCCGCGAGATCGGTCTGCTCTCGGCGCTCGGGCGGGACGAGATCGAAGTCCGCGGCCAGCCCACCGTGGGGATCGTCTCGACCGGCGACGAACTGGTTCGGCCCGGCGAGGAACTCCACAGCGACGCCGGCCAGATCTACGACGTGAACAGCTACACCATCGCCGCTGGCGTCGAAGAGGCGGGCGGCGAGGCGAAGCTCTACCCCCACGCCGGCGACGACATGGCCGTGATGGAGGAGGCACTGACGACCGCCGCCGAGGAGTGCGATCTGGTGCTCTCTTCGGGGTCGACGTCGGCGTCGGCCGTCGACGTGGTCTACCGCGTGATCGAGGAGCGCGGCGAACTGCTGCTCCACGGCGTCTCCGTGAAGCCGGGCAAGCCGATGCTCGTCGGCCGGCTGGAGGAAAGCGCCTACGTCGGCCTGCCGGGCTACCCCGTCTCGGCGCTCACCATCTTCCGGACGTTCGTCGCACCGGCGATCCGCCGGGCGGCCGGCGTGCCCGAGCCCCGAACCGCGACCGTTGAAGGAACCCTCGCGGCCGAGGAGCGCTACACCGAGGGTCGCACCCGGATGATGCCGGTCGGGCTGGTCGAGAACGAGGCCGGCGAGACGCTGGTCTACCCCGTCGACAAGGGCTCGGGCGCGACCACGAGCCTCGTGGAAGCCGACGGCGTCGTCGAGGTCGACGCCGACACCGAGTACCTCGCTGCGGGCGAGACGGTCACGGTCACGCTGTTCTCCCCGAGCGTCCGCACCCCCGCGGTGCTCGCGTTCGGCGAGGACGACCCCGCGTTCTCGCGGCTGCTCGACCGCCTCCCGTCGAGTCGGTTCCTCGCCGTCGGCTCCCGTGAGGGCCTGCGGCGACTGCGTGACGGCCTGCCAGACGCCGCCGTCGTCGCCGGCCCGGTCCGGCGCGAGGTGGAGTCGGTCGGCCTCGGCTCATGGGAGCGCGAGTGGGGGCTGATCGTCCCCGACGGCAACCCCGAGGGCGTCGACGGCTTCGGCTCGCTCGCCGACGCTGACCTGCGGTTCGTGAACCTCGATACGGCCACGGGGCTGCGGGCCAGCGCCGACGCCGAACTGGATCGACTCGCGGCGGCCCGCGATACGGACGCCGCGGCCCTGCAGGACGCCATCGACGGCTACGAGTTCACGCTGAAGGCCCACGAGAGCCCCGCACGGCGGGTTCTCGACGGGAAGGCCGACGCCGGGTTGGGGCTGCGCGCGACCGCCGAGAAACTCGGGCTCGGCTTCGTCCCGGTCGACACCCAGACCGTTCGGGTCCGGGCCAACCCCGAGCGCGTCGAGAAGCAGGGAGTCCAAGACCTGAAAGCCGCACTCGCCGGGATCGACGAGCTGTTCGCCGACCTGCCGGGGTTCAGCGACTCGTGA
- a CDS encoding molybdopterin molybdotransferase MoeA, whose product MSTDRKQSGFKQRTRVDDALAALRDAVDPHGRAEEVPLADADGRTLAATVASPADVPSAPRAAMDGYAVRAEDTFGAADRSPEVLRAVDAEPTEGTVGHGEALRVHTGSALPEGADAVVMIEQAEAIADEVEVFGAVAEGENVADAGEDVSEGQHLYDPGHVLRPSDLGLLKSVGLTEVPVFERPQVTVIPTGDELVQADPGPGETIETNGLTVARFVERWGGEATELAPVEDDETALEEAIRSGLDGDLVVTSGGSSVGQRDLLPEVLEELGEIVVHGVALKPGHPFGFAVVEDTPVLMLPGYPVATIVNAVQFLRPTVKRLTDAPVPPHPTTEARLERKIASEPGIRTFARVRLEHHEGDPVPTATPTRVSGSGVLSSVALADGWVVVPEASEGIDGDEIVAVQHWEGDR is encoded by the coding sequence ATGAGCACCGACCGGAAGCAGTCCGGCTTCAAGCAGCGAACCCGGGTCGACGACGCGCTCGCGGCGCTCCGCGACGCCGTCGACCCCCACGGCCGCGCCGAGGAGGTCCCGCTGGCCGACGCAGACGGCCGCACGCTCGCGGCGACGGTGGCGTCGCCCGCGGACGTCCCCTCCGCCCCGCGGGCGGCGATGGACGGCTACGCGGTCCGGGCCGAGGACACCTTCGGCGCCGCCGACCGCTCGCCGGAAGTCCTGCGCGCCGTCGACGCGGAACCGACCGAGGGCACCGTGGGCCACGGCGAGGCCCTGCGGGTCCACACCGGCAGCGCGCTCCCCGAGGGCGCCGACGCCGTGGTGATGATCGAACAGGCCGAGGCCATCGCCGACGAGGTCGAGGTGTTCGGCGCCGTCGCCGAGGGCGAGAACGTCGCCGACGCCGGCGAGGACGTGAGCGAGGGGCAGCACCTCTACGACCCCGGCCACGTGCTTCGACCCTCCGACCTCGGCCTCCTGAAGTCCGTCGGACTCACCGAGGTTCCCGTCTTCGAGCGACCCCAGGTGACGGTGATCCCGACCGGCGACGAACTGGTCCAGGCCGACCCCGGCCCCGGCGAGACAATCGAGACCAACGGCCTCACCGTCGCGCGGTTCGTCGAGCGTTGGGGCGGCGAGGCGACCGAACTCGCGCCCGTCGAGGACGACGAGACGGCGCTGGAAGAGGCGATCCGCTCGGGTCTCGACGGCGACCTCGTGGTCACCTCCGGCGGCTCCTCGGTCGGGCAGCGTGACCTGCTGCCCGAGGTGCTCGAAGAGCTCGGCGAGATCGTCGTCCACGGCGTCGCGCTCAAGCCGGGCCACCCGTTCGGCTTCGCGGTCGTCGAGGACACCCCCGTCCTGATGCTGCCGGGCTACCCGGTGGCGACCATCGTCAACGCCGTGCAGTTCCTCCGGCCCACGGTCAAGCGCTTGACCGACGCGCCGGTACCGCCACACCCGACGACGGAGGCGCGGCTGGAGCGCAAGATCGCCAGCGAGCCCGGGATCCGGACGTTCGCCCGCGTGCGGCTGGAGCACCACGAGGGCGACCCCGTGCCGACGGCGACGCCGACCCGCGTCTCCGGGTCGGGCGTGCTGTCGAGCGTCGCGCTCGCCGACGGCTGGGTCGTCGTTCCGGAGGCCTCGGAGGGGATCGATGGCGACGAGATCGTCGCGGTGCAGCACTGGGAGGGCGACCGATGA
- a CDS encoding class I SAM-dependent methyltransferase — MNVPDSVSAALADRDVAGRVCLEAGAGVGNATAGLLSAGAEHVYAVTDRADHADGVRERFPDEDRLELIEADLRELALPDDSVDVITAHALFNVLPNDAAAPIAAELSRVAAPGATLVVDDYDPMPPDSPVRQLFAVENAAAELANARAALTFYPDDGLRRLFGGHGWEHDRTTSILEPVPWSEGHLTAHTAEVRGYAGSLPDPIGKPLVNEAERLAKATKRSDEGRMYSVAMTLPE, encoded by the coding sequence ATGAACGTTCCCGACTCCGTCTCCGCCGCCCTCGCCGACCGCGACGTCGCCGGCCGGGTCTGTCTCGAAGCCGGCGCTGGCGTCGGCAACGCCACCGCGGGCCTGCTTTCCGCCGGCGCCGAGCACGTCTACGCCGTCACCGACCGCGCCGACCACGCCGACGGCGTCCGCGAGCGGTTCCCCGACGAGGACCGCCTCGAACTGATCGAGGCCGACCTCCGGGAACTGGCGCTGCCCGACGACAGCGTCGACGTGATCACCGCCCACGCGCTGTTCAACGTCCTGCCCAACGACGCCGCGGCGCCGATCGCCGCCGAACTCAGCCGAGTCGCCGCCCCCGGCGCGACGCTGGTCGTCGACGACTACGACCCGATGCCACCCGACTCGCCGGTCCGGCAGCTGTTCGCCGTCGAGAACGCCGCCGCCGAACTCGCGAACGCCCGGGCCGCGCTGACGTTCTACCCCGACGACGGCCTGCGGCGCCTCTTCGGCGGCCACGGCTGGGAGCACGACCGCACCACGTCGATCCTCGAACCGGTGCCGTGGAGCGAGGGGCACCTCACGGCCCACACCGCGGAGGTTCGGGGCTACGCGGGGTCGCTGCCGGACCCGATCGGGAAGCCGCTCGTGAACGAGGCCGAACGGCTGGCGAAGGCGACCAAGCGCAGCGACGAGGGCCGGATGTACAGCGTGGCGATGACGCTGCCGGAGTAG